The stretch of DNA gcatatttttatcttaaaatatcTTCTGATATGCAAACGTGTAGAAACAattgagaaattatttaaattgcaTAGATTTCAATACATTTCTAGctcaatgtaaatatataaggcatattaaatataattcctcttttttgtttaaatctaCCTGGCCAGCACttcacatgtatgtatgtatgtatatatatatatatattattcaaaaacATTTTTGATTAAGTATCCCTTTTAAGAAGGTGATCAATTTGACTTTTATACATATCCTTGACGTCTTCGAGATCTAATCGTAGCTCTTGATTTTCTTCCACTTTTTCTCCATACATTTGCAATAGGGCATCATATCTAGTTTGTATTTCATTTAGGTTTTCATTTAGAGCTTGTATTTCTACAATTTTATTGCTCAAATCTTCCACTTTTAAAGTTAATACAGATAATTCTGCATTAAGTGCATCCCTTTCAATGTTACGTCGTGATAATTCCCATTGCAGTTGTTGTATTTCGCCTAGAGattaagagtatatatatatatatatatatatatatatatatatatatataaatgaattacttataaaaatataaaaaacgaaTGCTTCCCGTACCATCCCTTTGCTTTAATTGCGCTTGTAAGTTTTCGAAAACAGACGTACTATTGGATCCTGCTCTAAGATTGCCATAAACTGCAGGGAACCTTCCTGATCCATTATCAAATACTGAATCGCTGAACTGGaaacattataatatgaaaacattTGTTTATTGTGATATGAAAGTATTAAATCTTCTAACTACAATTAAATACGAATCTCAATATACATACAGCTGGCCATACACTACTTGCACTACTCACAGAGTCTCTCTCAATACTAAGAGTAGGGCTAAGTCTAAGTTCGTCATCgatattttgttgttgttctaATATAgcatgattttttcttttttctgcatctGTAGCTGCACGTTCAATAGctactttattttctaatgcatttatctctcttttaagatctttaatttgatttgaatGAGACTGTTGAAGCATTTCCACAATTTGCTGATGACtgcataaaaaaatacattaaaactattgaagaatttttctcttaccatttcttattttcgtaataatctCCTACCGTAAACTCTCTTCtgcaaaagttttattttcttctactagttttttattttgctcCTCCAATTGTTCTTTCTCTGCTTCTTTAGCATTCATTTTTGATTCTAAATGAGATATTTTAGCTTTgagatttatattttcttcctttaaacCACGATCCATTTCtagtaaattttctaattttgtttgtaactctgcattattttcgttaagtACTTTTTCCTGTTTCATGAAAGTATTTGATTTGTGTACTAAATTTGCTTGAAGTTGTTCCAATTGTCTTAATAATGGTTTTGTAGCTGTTGAGACAGATTCAGATAATTCTTCACTTCTTGCTTCTGCATCTGCTAATCTTTTTAGTAAGGTATTATTCACCTGTTTAAGGAACTCTTCTTTcctatattattgaaaaaaaaaaaaaaaaaaaaaaaaatatatatatatatatatatatatacatatttacatagaaatatagacatgtatgtatatttaaatgataatttaataacaagATACAACTAACTTAACATTTGCTTCTTCTGTTTGGCGCAGCTTAATTTTGAGCTCTTCTACTTGTGCAAAAAGTTGGCACGATTCACTGGCATTGTCTACAGCTTGTTTGAGTTCCTGTTCTGTatctattaaattcttttttgtttctgttaaATCCCTATAGAATAGAAACTGACATATAGacattaaatatgaaatacttattattaaaaattacgcGAATAAAAATCGTTAGTGTATACTAACAATTTTGCAACTTCTAAACTTTTTTTGTAAGCATCCATTTTATGCAATGCattatctaatttttcttgtaaagttaaaatttccttttcttgtttctttgtttttgcTGTCAATGTATGTACAGCTTCTATTTGTGTTCGTTCAACTTCTTCCTTTGCATGTAATGATCGTTTCAATCTTTCCAACTCTGAATTTTGTTCTTCAATAAGTTCTCTGTAATTGTGTTGagaagatttaaataaaaactacaaactgaattatagtatatatcaTGATCTAACTTATAATCTATAATAGTGTAAAATAGTGTAAAATAATGTTActttacacatacatactttTGATGTTTGATAAGagcatcattttctttttctttaactctcaatttttttattatattgctATGCAATAATTGTTGTTTACTaagtttctctccttcttctctaagctctttaataatttcatcctTTTCTGCATTAATACTGGACATTTCTTGGGACGACAATCGTGTTGCTGCTTCTTGTTTTAATTGTTCTAGATTTTTTCGTAacgtatctctttctcttatagcttgctgaaattttctttccaatGCTGACAAGCGTTGCGTATACTCGTCTGTGATTTGATTTAAGCTTTGACTTTGTTCTGCACGTTTTTCAAAACTATCCAATTGTCTGAAATTGGAAGCACGAATGATGTTCTTTTTAGCAATGAAACAATCCTTTGTTTAGCtattattaagtatatatctttttaacatACTTGAAACTAATACTTACTTCCTTAAACTATTGTTTTGCTCGTGCAATTCCATATTTATTCTGCTAACATCAATCAATTTCGATTCTCGCGCTTCTAATACTTCAGTCATTTCTTGAAtacgttttaataatttttctatttctgaaTTGGTTTCATCTGAGCCTATACTAATTTCACTAAGTTCTCTGGAATGACCTCTTGTCTTCAATGTTTTTGTCAACAGATCGTTTCCTTTGGATATCTGTAATTTTGCTGGACTTTGCCTTGACTGAGTGGAGCTTGAATCTCCATTAGggctaaataaaaaatatttttaatacattgcCATTgacgttaaataattttaccattattatgACATGATGTACCTTGATATTACTTCAATATCACTCGATGTTGTAGTTTCTAGTTCATCCCCGCTTGTATGTCCACTAGTCTGATCAGATCCAATTTTTACCAAATCAGAACGACTAAAACTAGAAAATACAATGTTGAAACATAtacgaaaaatatgaatattctaAAAGGCACGAACACACACCTTTCTGAAGAGATTGGTGAATTTTCACGTGCCACATCCGTTGAATGAGCCTGCACATCTATAATTTCATGCTTTTCTACCATCGCATCTGCTAACATTGTTTTTACATAGGAGCTAGTTGTTAAATGGGTTTCAACAACTTTAGTAGCAGCAGAAGAAACTAATGTTGCATTATCTTCAGAGCTGCTTTCGATCAGTGTTCCTTCGCAACTAGAGTCtgttaaaattaaaacttGATCGGTACATTCAACTGGTTCTGTTCTCTGCAattgttcattttcattgtcacCTTCAACTTCTGGTGGTTCTATCGTTAATTGACTAAATGGATCTACTTCCATTATTTTGCTTACAGACTCTAGATGTTCTGATTTATGAATTGGTTGAGTTGTAATAGGTTCTAATGGTAAATGTAaattgtgtttttcttttaaagaatCAAGACTTGTATTTAATTGTGATTCCATAGAAGATTTTAATAAACCTTGCTTGCCTTCCTGATAAGATTCATgcattttaacatttatacCAGTAAACTCcagtttttgttttgtttgatCATATTGTTGAAATGTTTCCATAATAGTCATCACAGTACTTTCAGATGCAGAGGTATAAGAATCTTCAGCTAGACTTAATTCATCCACGTCATCAACATCTGGTATTATTTCAACACTTTCTGGCGAAGCTTTATTACTGTCTATGACAGATAAACTATTACTTGTTTGAGAAGTGACAGAGTTATCGTGTAATGATGCATTACTAGCATTGTTAGgatctgttttatttttctctatggATGATAAATATGGAGATATATTCAAAGATGATACATCTTTTTGGATAATATTACCTTCATCTCCCcacatattaatattgtcttcACAAGGAGTAGTAGAATCATCTCTATCTAATATAGAAGACGATTCAGAATGTCTTTGTTCTATAGGCGATAAATAAGGACTACTATCACTCTTCCATTCTCCTAGAATTTCTACAGAACTTGGAGACGTTACCAGACTATCTGGCAATATTTCCACTGATTCTGAATTCACTTTAAGACCTACAGCACATGGCCCTATAGAATCACTAACCGAATTAGCATCAGATTCTGGAGTTGTAGTGCAATCGGTGTTTGATTGAGAGCCAAGAATTTCTACACTTTCTAAACTCTTTTTATCACTATCAGAAGAAATGATAGATATTCTATTTAATGTACTACATATATTTGATTCCTCTtgattatcttctttcttctgttcTTCCACTTCATTTTCactgatatttcttttattatcttttttattaacaacatCGTCTAAATTTTGAGTAATGTCGTCTTCATTCACATTACATTTTACCACATTAATATCCTTTTGTGTTTCATGTACTTCAACTTTAATAGTATTTGTATTTTCTGATGAATACTTTTCGTCTTGTTTACTAGATTCTGATGGAATTTCATTTGTAGATTTTTTTAATGCATTAACATCAGATTTTTCACATGATACTTTTGAAACATGTATAGGTGATTCTTCACTATCTTTCAGAATAACAGAAAATTCTTCGCTAGTTAAATTCCCAGGAAGAGACGACGACGGTGTAAGCTGACGTTTctctatattttctattgacGTACTTTGTAATGACTTGGaatgtttaatattacttgttatACTTTTATCTCCAAATTTAGGAATTTCAAAAAATGATCCTGTGAAACTTCCCCATATACTGCTAGTATTCTGTTGTTTTTGACTTGATACTTTAGTTTGTGAATTGCCTTCTTCGTCGCTTTTTAATTCCCAAGTTGCAAAAAAGTCTGATGCTTCATCTAAATGAGTTTGAATTACCTTTTCCTCTTCATCTTTAATATCTAAAGCTTTATCTATAGTTTTCTGAGCTTCTTTGAGAGCAGATTTTGCCAAATTGGCAAATCCTGTAGCATCAAACCAACTCATTCTTCTTCATATCTAAAAtggattaatatatttcattgaggAATATGgctagataaaaattatatttgtactcaatagatattaataatttaaaaacctTGACTACCATTAGCAAATAGAATTCTATTGTTGAGaaagaacaattttataagatcaatgtgaaatataatgtaaataaataaaccaaAGGATTTGCTTGTATCtattggaaaaaaatgaaaaaaatgataaaattatcagCGCCACATTGTTctcaaatatgaaaaaaataaatatttaaaattattaacaacgtTACTTGACGTAGTCGAATGAAGAATCATTAGATGAACCttgtattaacattttttttggGATAACGTTCTTcgaatatcctttttttcacaatatcaaagtttttacGTGAACCTCTCTtcgcataaaaaaaagataaatgtgACTTTTGATAATACTTAGGTAACAGCTACGTGTACTTGTCAAAACATAATTAGCAGTCGACAAACTTGAGCAGATCAGTCTTGTCAACCTATTCTTTTATTGCCAACATTATTTGTGAAAATATTGGATTCTTCGATTTTCAATGTATTGTcatatgtttttctttatcgtcacTGTAATTCcgattatttattcaatttattcacctcataatagtaatagtttcAAAACATGACTggttatatgtacatatttatatgacgtaagaataaataagttaaaataaaacaattcgcGTATCAACATTATACGCGATGGAATTGTGATTAAGGGTACACTTTTTACAGGTTATTTTGtaagtttaaaatattatcaatttgttttatgtatatacacgttgTCTATCGACGAagcacataatatatatatatatatatatatatatatatgtatatgatatgcatatgtatgtgtacgtgtatgtgtatgtgtatatgtatatgatatgttatgtacatatatatatatgtatgtatatatatatacgcacgtaGATACAAATCAATGTCTTGCAATCACTAATACAAACATTCTAATGTTTctaatttataatgttattgatTTGAAGTTAGAATTCATTACATAGGATcacaatttattcatttaatattatttcgaggagattattttttttagattaagTTCCcgatcttgtttttttttttttttttttggcgcGGAATGCATTTTACTcaacaaaaaagatagattcgtttaatatacgcgtatcacgaaaagaacaaaatatatttcaagaaAGTGATCTTCGAAGGCTGCTCATCATCTTTGGCCCATAATGTATATGATTTCAGCGACAAttatggacaaaatatgaactataaGCGCAGTAAGGAAATATTATGCATCTATTGTACATAAAAACCTGATTACATTCTCCCGAATataggtaatatttattataattaattacaaataaaaatttaatttaaacaattctTTATTGATCGATACTAACTGaaactatttaaaaattgattagaaaaattcattgacgggatatttatttaaaacaaataaagctttttcaaaaattcgagAAAGTCGTGTCTTCGTTTAAATcttcatctttaaaatgaaattttgttcATCGAAATTGGTCAAGGATTACGCCTGTACTCATTGTTAGCGTAAACCATTACAAAACCAAGATTGATGAATATACTCAagatcaattataatattgtttagataagaaaaatttgagaattataatcaatgcattaataataaaatttcgtatttGAATTCGTCAcaaaaaatgacaaaataatttttattgttacaaagtaatatgtatgtaaagtATGTTGAATCGATTTGTTTGACAAACCTTGAAAAATgtcaaatcatttttatttgtttcacatttgaaaaatattattatgcaaCTTTATTTAAGATCtacaatacatgtatatttaattgttgGACATTGATctacaaattattaatgtatacTTAAACGAAATGATCGTgaatatatatctacgatAAGAGTTTTCCTATGATTTTgatcttttcaataaaaatctttcatgATTTTgatgaaagaaacaataataaattttctattacggTAACGATTTCCATATAtgcgaatattttttaattttttttttttttttttttttataccttttcgatgaatttttgtttaaaatcattaattgcgatgattaatcatatataaataaaaagaatatatgatctaataattttatttttagatttaacGAATTTGTAactgaaaaattattttagcgATCCTCTTACCAACTGCTCCAGTGGCGCAATTGGTTAGCGCACGGTACTTATAAGACAGTGTTCGTGAGCAATGCCGGGGTTGTGAGTTCGAGCCTCACCTGgagcaattttttttattcgcttttttttttccctttttatcacatcaataataacattttttgtcACGCGTgtaattcgaataaaattctatcattttgttattctaattagtcccctataattgtaatttagttgtaaggttttttttttcttttttttttttttttttttttgacaatgagtttagaataaatataaaggacAAGAGAAACGCAATTAGAAACCATTCGTAATTCGTACATATGCGTCTCGTGTAATCTTTCTCttgaaagaaattctttgaCCCGAATTGTTTGGAATATAATACCATTGGTTTATACGACGAACGAATACACAGACGAACGCATACAGAGTAATCCGATATCGACGTTAATGGGGGACGCGACGTTAAAATCGAGGATACAGATAATGTTTTATGCTAAGTACTCCTTCATCAGTCGAATCACGAAAGATCGTATGTACCTAATAATGGACATCGTTGGTGTCCCCATAAATTCACACACCACGAACAATGTGACAAAGGTATCGCTTGAATAAAAGGAGAACCTTTAAAAGCGTTCATCAAACTCTACAAGTTTGCCAGTCTTTTGTAGTTGATCTTACGAAAATGACACGGTCCTTCCAcgattcgatattattacatgtTATCGCAGAGAAATTCTTATCGACGCGAATAGGACAGGTGGAAAATTTAtagttgattattatttcgaacggAGACGTTTATTTGtcctttaatattctatcgatcttaagaattttaattattttcttttctgttcgaTATCATAGACGCGTAACTACCTGTTGCTGATCGTATTAACAATATTGTCGTTCGACTGTGCGGCTTCCTTAGAGCCGCAGGATACAGTGTTGATCAATTTCTCTCGAAAATACAATGACTCCGGAGTGGTGAATCATTATGTACCGTTCGAAGAGACAACGAATATCCCTCGAATAATGGAAATGGACGAAACATCGAAGAACACGTCGTTTTCTCTAACGATCGATTCAACTGCTATGGAGAACAACGAAGAGATTCCATTTGGAGTCAACGGACGAGAaggtcgatattattatcggcgACCATCTTCTCATTTGCAAGTCAGATCTTCTCAACGGGTTCACTCGAGTACGACCGAAAGCATAAGTAATGCCGATATATCGTTATCGCAAGAGAATGACAttcaaatagaagaaatatctTGTCGCGATACGGACGACGATGTATTTTTTAAGTATGATATTGGAATAACGGTTTGAACGATATCCCTTCCGTAATGGTTATCTGacaacataatttttttttctttttcagagcATCCGTAAAAACGACTACGTCGATGGAATCGCCCGTGATAGATAACGTAGAGGATGAGGTATGTAAATTTACAAGAGTGAAAAACGAGTACACGATCAATTTAGAAAAGGAACGATTTCGACATTGCGGCGTTGTTGCATGTTCGACGGAAACCGAAAGATTCTACTGTCTCGATCTGAGATTTCCACTGATACCGGGTCTTAGATTGAAAGACGACACGAAGATCACTTTGCGCTGCAAAGTACAAGAAAAGACTGTCTCTCGTacgaaaaaaatcaatgtgAAGACTATCGATACGTGAGAACAATTAACGTAAAGTCGATAATCATGATTTTTCGTCTTTACCATCGCATTATATACGTTTGCTCTTATATTTTAGATCGGCGAGAATGGTACCCCGCGTTTTTACTGGTGGCTCTCAAAATAATTTGGAGATCGACGTTGGACTGTTTCGAAAGACATTTCATTCCGAGAAAGTTTTTGACACTAGAATACAGTCCGGAGATACCGTTATTTTGGGAGAAGAAGTATTATTGCGCGTTCTCGTGCGTGATGGGAATGGTAAAAATGttctttaatgaaaaaattaatgagaTATGCGTAATAgagatcgataaaattttttttccaggCTGGCAATACTCGAGGATCGGTGAATTGACGGTTcattatatagaaaagagacaacgaaagaaaataatgaacagTTTATGGATTTTGGATACCAATGGATGTTTGAATCCGGATGTTCGAAAGATTTGTTCGAGAGAACAGTATCGAATATCGCCTTTGGAAACTTATCTTATCTTTCAAGCTTTCATGTTTGAAAATATGAGAGAGAACGACGAGATATTTTTAACTGTTAAGGTAACGGGTTGTTTAGAAGGACCGGATTGTATTTTGAATTGTCCAGCAGGTCATAACAGAAGATCTAGAAGCGTTAAAACTCATAATAATACCATCGATTGGGAAAATGACATTTCCTTTAGAGTTAATCTTCCCAAAGAAAAGATCGTTCGAGaagatctttttcattttcacttgGTCATCCCTTATGTCTTCGTTGCTTTTgcgttatcgattataatggcTTTGCTTTGTACAATTAGAATACTTTTGAAACGAAAAATTGCGAGATATTAAACAAATGttcaatcatatttatttttattaaattgatcttttttttctttcttttctttttcttttcttttctttttttttttattctgttctttcattccttcgtAAAAGTTAGCCTAGACTTTGTCAAGTGCGATTGGGTAAGTACCAGCCATATAATTCCGAACATAGTTTTATACCAAAGGAGAATAAAATTGCGGAGGTTAATATACTACGTACGAAAcgatcttttttcaaattatatatcatacaacTAAGGGAACAGGTACAAACGTCGTCGAAATAACTTAATCCTGTCGTCAAATAacgatccttcttcttcttttcttgcaACAACTTTTCGGCATGTTCTAAaagtcgagagaaaaaaaaaaaaaaaaagaaagaaaagaaaagatttagaAAATAGGTATCTATAAGTCGTATCTAAAGGATTCCTTAATTCTTGCCTTTTAATACTCTTGCGAGACAAGCTTCGTCACAACCATCGTGTGGCCAGTCGCTAGGAAGTTCCTTAGgtgtatatttgtaataactATCCGGGGAATCGTCTCtacgtttaatttttatcttatcgtCCACTTTTTCGCCGATTCTTTCCTGCtcctttatcgttatttttctatcaagAGGTATCCTAGAAATTTCTTTGTGATCGATTTCTTTAGAATCGATCCTAGAATAGATTATTGCAGTATCGTCCACCTGTTCTTCCTCATAAATCTGATCTTCGATCGTACTttcgatttgtttttctttcagtATTCGTGGCTTCGATACTTCAGGACTAATTCTTTCAACTATCAACGGTGAAGCTCTACGAGTGATTTCCCTTTCTTCCGTATAATAAATAGTTTCTTGTTTCAATGAAGCCAAAGGAATTTCATCCTTATCGATAACTTCTTTGTAATCAGTGATACGTATAGAATTTTGAACTATTTTATTGGGATAATCTGCCCGTTTATCTATCTCCTTATATCGTTCGTCATGTTCTATCGTTGGCTCTTCGGTAACCCTTCTAAGAGAATTTATTGGTATTCTACGTATTCCTTTACGTGAATCCGGTTTCACCTTTCGGTCCCAATCCTCTGCGATGTCCACTCTCTGAACATCGACGATGTTTCGCATATATTCATCTGTCCAACCTGATTTTTTAACtatgaaacatttttatttttatttatatttatttatttatcttttttccttgttttccaATCTTATTCGCAAACATTGAATATTGCgttagagataaaagaaaaaatacctTCTTCCCTAATTTGACGTCTCAATGTGGGACATTTTGGAGAACAACTAAGCATTTATGTGCCTCGATTACTTTAATATGTCTACGGATAAATTTAACAACAATTTTCTACATAGGCTATGTCACCACAGTTTATCTGAAAACTTGAACTTTTCTGGACAATTATAATCGAAGATGAAGCATCCTTCATTTagatacatattttaataaagtttttttGAAAGCGCAacgttcgatatttttttttattattattatagcactttctttcatattacaATTTTGCACGAGTTTAAATGCCGACGGGACATAACGAAATGTGCTTCCGTTATTGACACATTAATTACgtttcgattgatcgatcgcgtactttgatttatttttccttttttgttttccttcgaacgaataaaaaaaagaaaaaaaaaaaaaaaaaaggaaaaaaaagaagagatgattttatttgaataagactaatcatttatttaagtaGGAATGATGTTTTCTAGATTAGCCAAAGAATATATCGCCGGGAATGAAATTTGTTCTGGTTGTTATCAGGAT from Vespa crabro chromosome 11, iyVesCrab1.2, whole genome shotgun sequence encodes:
- the LOC124428205 gene encoding TATA element modulatory factor isoform X2 — translated: MSWFDATGFANLAKSALKEAQKTIDKALDIKDEEEKVIQTHLDEASDFFATWELKSDEEGNSQTKVSSQKQQNTSSIWGSFTGSFFEIPKFGDKSITSNIKHSKSLQSTSIENIEKRQLTPSSSLPGNLTSEEFSVILKDSEESPIHVSKVSCEKSDVNALKKSTNEIPSESSKQDEKYSSENTNTIKVEVHETQKDINVVKCNVNEDDITQNLDDVVNKKDNKRNISENEVEEQKKEDNQEESNICSTLNRISIISSDSDKKSLESVEILGSQSNTDCTTTPESDANSVSDSIGPCAVGLKVNSESVEILPDSLVTSPSSVEILGEWKSDSSPYLSPIEQRHSESSSILDRDDSTTPCEDNINMWGDEGNIIQKDVSSLNISPYLSSIEKNKTDPNNASNASLHDNSVTSQTSNSLSVIDSNKASPESVEIIPDVDDVDELSLAEDSYTSASESTVMTIMETFQQYDQTKQKLEFTGINVKMHESYQEGKQGLLKSSMESQLNTSLDSLKEKHNLHLPLEPITTQPIHKSEHLESVSKIMEVDPFSQLTIEPPEVEGDNENEQLQRTEPVECTDQVLILTDSSCEGTLIESSSEDNATLVSSAATKVVETHLTTSSYVKTMLADAMVEKHEIIDVQAHSTDVARENSPISSESFSRSDLVKIGSDQTSGHTSGDELETTTSSDIEVISSPNGDSSSTQSRQSPAKLQISKGNDLLTKTLKTRGHSRELSEISIGSDETNSEIEKLLKRIQEMTEVLEARESKLIDVSRINMELHEQNNSLRKQLDSFEKRAEQSQSLNQITDEYTQRLSALERKFQQAIRERDTLRKNLEQLKQEAATRLSSQEMSSINAEKDEIIKELREEGEKLSKQQLLHSNIIKKLRVKEKENDALIKHQKELIEEQNSELERLKRSLHAKEEVERTQIEAVHTLTAKTKKQEKEILTLQEKLDNALHKMDAYKKSLEVAKLDLTETKKNLIDTEQELKQAVDNASESCQLFAQVEELKIKLRQTEEANVKKEEFLKQVNNTLLKRLADAEARSEELSESVSTATKPLLRQLEQLQANLVHKSNTFMKQEKVLNENNAELQTKLENLLEMDRGLKEENINLKAKISHLESKMNAKEAEKEQLEEQNKKLVEENKTFAEESLRHQQIVEMLQQSHSNQIKDLKREINALENKVAIERAATDAEKRKNHAILEQQQNIDDELRLSPTLSIERDSFSDSVFDNGSGRFPAVYGNLRAGSNSTSVFENLQAQLKQRDGEIQQLQWELSRRNIERDALNAELSVLTLKVEDLSNKIVEIQALNENLNEIQTRYDALLQMYGEKVEENQELRLDLEDVKDMYKSQIDHLLKRDT
- the LOC124428205 gene encoding TATA element modulatory factor isoform X1, whose amino-acid sequence is MSWFDATGFANLAKSALKEAQKTIDKALDIKDEEEKVIQTHLDEASDFFATWELKSDEEGNSQTKVSSQKQQNTSSIWGSFTGSFFEIPKFGDKSITSNIKHSKSLQSTSIENIEKRQLTPSSSLPGNLTSEEFSVILKDSEESPIHVSKVSCEKSDVNALKKSTNEIPSESSKQDEKYSSENTNTIKVEVHETQKDINVVKCNVNEDDITQNLDDVVNKKDNKRNISENEVEEQKKEDNQEESNICSTLNRISIISSDSDKKSLESVEILGSQSNTDCTTTPESDANSVSDSIGPCAVGLKVNSESVEILPDSLVTSPSSVEILGEWKSDSSPYLSPIEQRHSESSSILDRDDSTTPCEDNINMWGDEGNIIQKDVSSLNISPYLSSIEKNKTDPNNASNASLHDNSVTSQTSNSLSVIDSNKASPESVEIIPDVDDVDELSLAEDSYTSASESTVMTIMETFQQYDQTKQKLEFTGINVKMHESYQEGKQGLLKSSMESQLNTSLDSLKEKHNLHLPLEPITTQPIHKSEHLESVSKIMEVDPFSQLTIEPPEVEGDNENEQLQRTEPVECTDQVLILTDSSCEGTLIESSSEDNATLVSSAATKVVETHLTTSSYVKTMLADAMVEKHEIIDVQAHSTDVARENSPISSESFSRSDLVKIGSDQTSGHTSGDELETTTSSDIEVISSPNGDSSSTQSRQSPAKLQISKGNDLLTKTLKTRGHSRELSEISIGSDETNSEIEKLLKRIQEMTEVLEARESKLIDVSRINMELHEQNNSLRKQLDSFEKRAEQSQSLNQITDEYTQRLSALERKFQQAIRERDTLRKNLEQLKQEAATRLSSQEMSSINAEKDEIIKELREEGEKLSKQQLLHSNIIKKLRVKEKENDALIKHQKELIEEQNSELERLKRSLHAKEEVERTQIEAVHTLTAKTKKQEKEILTLQEKLDNALHKMDAYKKSLEVAKLDLTETKKNLIDTEQELKQAVDNASESCQLFAQVEELKIKLRQTEEANVKKEEFLKQVNNTLLKRLADAEARSEELSESVSTATKPLLRQLEQLQANLVHKSNTFMKQEKVLNENNAELQTKLENLLEMDRGLKEENINLKAKISHLESKMNAKEAEKEQLEEQNKKLVEENKTFAEESLRHQQIVEMLQQSHSNQIKDLKREINALENKVAIERAATDAEKRKNHAILEQQQNIDDELRLSPTLSIERDSVSSASSVWPAFSDSVFDNGSGRFPAVYGNLRAGSNSTSVFENLQAQLKQRDGEIQQLQWELSRRNIERDALNAELSVLTLKVEDLSNKIVEIQALNENLNEIQTRYDALLQMYGEKVEENQELRLDLEDVKDMYKSQIDHLLKRDT
- the LOC124428208 gene encoding uncharacterized protein LOC124428208 isoform X1, coding for MTRSFHDSILLHVIAEKFLSTRIGQTRNYLLLIVLTILSFDCAASLEPQDTVLINFSRKYNDSGVVNHYVPFEETTNIPRIMEMDETSKNTSFSLTIDSTAMENNEEIPFGVNGREGRYYYRRPSSHLQVRSSQRVHSSTTESISNADISLSQENDIQIEEISCRDTDDDVFFKASVKTTTSMESPVIDNVEDEVCKFTRVKNEYTINLEKERFRHCGVVACSTETERFYCLDLRFPLIPGLRLKDDTKITLRCKVQEKTVSRTKKINVKTIDTSARMVPRVFTGGSQNNLEIDVGLFRKTFHSEKVFDTRIQSGDTVILGEEVLLRVLVRDGNGWQYSRIGELTVHYIEKRQRKKIMNSLWILDTNGCLNPDVRKICSREQYRISPLETYLIFQAFMFENMRENDEIFLTVKVTGCLEGPDCILNCPAGHNRRSRSVKTHNNTIDWENDISFRVNLPKEKIVREDLFHFHLVIPYVFVAFALSIIMALLCTIRILLKRKIARY
- the LOC124428208 gene encoding uncharacterized protein LOC124428208 isoform X2 yields the protein MEMDETSKNTSFSLTIDSTAMENNEEIPFGVNGREGRYYYRRPSSHLQVRSSQRVHSSTTESISNADISLSQENDIQIEEISCRDTDDDVFFKASVKTTTSMESPVIDNVEDEVCKFTRVKNEYTINLEKERFRHCGVVACSTETERFYCLDLRFPLIPGLRLKDDTKITLRCKVQEKTVSRTKKINVKTIDTSARMVPRVFTGGSQNNLEIDVGLFRKTFHSEKVFDTRIQSGDTVILGEEVLLRVLVRDGNGWQYSRIGELTVHYIEKRQRKKIMNSLWILDTNGCLNPDVRKICSREQYRISPLETYLIFQAFMFENMRENDEIFLTVKVTGCLEGPDCILNCPAGHNRRSRSVKTHNNTIDWENDISFRVNLPKEKIVREDLFHFHLVIPYVFVAFALSIIMALLCTIRILLKRKIARY